One window of Arthrobacter oryzae genomic DNA carries:
- a CDS encoding glycosyltransferase family 39 protein codes for MNQLSRVRDRQRLRQAAPSDGAHLPWAGRWPAPAGIGLLALLIAFVGSWNPSFWDDEIATISAAGRSPADLVELLRSVDAVHGFYYFFMHAWTSVFGFSEVAMRLPSALAVGLACAGTVIIGRKLGSESIGVASGLVLAVLPRMVWAGTEARQSAFTALLAVGLTLLLIRAWESNRPIDWVLYGLCAVAGVCMFMFFALAVASHALAAIILRKRPLAVLITCAAAGAAVLPFLLFAMTQKAQVEWIQNRSLLENLTIAAVKQFFYGDDRPTGNLPPQWVLAFVLVLGLTQVGLVAWGLWSVRSMSSYRPLVVLSLTGVALPMLGLLLVSVALQPVYVARYLTFTAPLFALLVGLGLDRLRAGRRWLLPIAAALVVLGSLVPQLTIKSFVNEPVDTERQIAGLIASQTTKPASIVYLHPELRDMALAYPQDFRLITDLSLAESPADSGTLWGANATVTADQLRSRGDVWFVGAGGGAPNDLSAFEAAGCQQTQNVTFQRMALISFTCP; via the coding sequence GTGAATCAGCTTTCCCGCGTCCGCGACCGGCAGCGCCTACGCCAGGCTGCGCCGTCGGACGGTGCGCACCTTCCCTGGGCGGGCCGGTGGCCGGCGCCTGCCGGCATTGGACTGCTGGCCCTGCTCATCGCGTTTGTCGGCTCCTGGAATCCGTCTTTCTGGGACGACGAAATAGCCACGATTTCGGCAGCCGGACGCTCGCCGGCCGACCTGGTGGAACTGTTGCGGTCAGTGGATGCCGTTCACGGCTTCTACTACTTCTTCATGCATGCCTGGACGTCTGTTTTCGGGTTCTCCGAAGTGGCCATGCGCTTGCCTTCGGCACTGGCCGTGGGGCTCGCCTGCGCCGGAACCGTCATCATTGGACGAAAACTCGGCTCTGAGTCCATCGGCGTTGCCTCAGGACTTGTCCTCGCCGTTCTGCCCCGCATGGTGTGGGCAGGAACGGAGGCCCGGCAGTCCGCGTTCACCGCGCTGCTGGCCGTGGGGCTCACCCTGCTGCTCATCAGGGCCTGGGAATCGAACCGCCCCATTGACTGGGTGCTATACGGCCTCTGTGCGGTGGCCGGCGTGTGCATGTTCATGTTCTTTGCGCTGGCCGTCGCCTCGCATGCCCTGGCCGCCATCATCCTTCGCAAGCGGCCCCTCGCGGTGCTCATCACGTGCGCGGCAGCCGGGGCGGCCGTCCTGCCCTTCCTGCTCTTTGCCATGACCCAAAAGGCCCAGGTCGAATGGATCCAGAACCGCTCGCTGCTGGAAAACCTCACGATTGCCGCCGTCAAGCAGTTCTTCTACGGGGACGACCGTCCCACGGGCAACCTCCCTCCGCAGTGGGTTCTCGCTTTTGTCCTTGTCCTCGGCCTCACCCAGGTCGGCCTCGTCGCCTGGGGGCTGTGGTCTGTGCGCAGCATGTCCTCCTACCGTCCCCTGGTGGTCCTCAGCCTGACGGGCGTGGCGCTTCCCATGCTTGGCCTTCTCCTGGTGAGCGTGGCCCTGCAGCCCGTTTATGTTGCCCGCTACCTGACCTTCACGGCTCCGCTGTTCGCCCTCCTGGTGGGTCTGGGCCTTGACCGGCTGCGCGCAGGCCGCAGGTGGCTCCTCCCGATCGCCGCCGCCCTGGTTGTTCTGGGCAGCCTCGTTCCCCAGCTCACGATCAAGAGCTTCGTGAACGAACCAGTGGACACAGAACGGCAGATTGCCGGCCTGATCGCCTCGCAAACAACCAAGCCGGCCAGCATCGTGTACCTCCACCCCGAACTGCGGGATATGGCCCTTGCCTATCCGCAGGATTTCCGGCTCATCACCGACCTCTCGCTTGCTGAAAGCCCGGCGGATTCGGGCACCCTCTGGGGCGCGAATGCAACAGTCACAGCTGACCAACTGAGGAGCCGCGGAGACGTCTGGTTCGTTGGTGCCGGCGGCGGAGCTCCCAATGATCTGTCCGCCTTCGAAGCGGCGGGATGCCAGCAGACGCAGAACGTGACCTTCCAGCGGATGGCCCTGATCTCGTTCACCTGCCCCTGA
- a CDS encoding histidine phosphatase family protein: protein MVSLNSNARPQLWILRHGETEWSKSGQYTGLTDLPLTVEGEQQSVEARKVLDAVDFDLVLTSPLRRARRTAELAGFPDAEQEPLAVEWNYGDYEGISSDLIRKDNPEYLIWTHGVPNGEALEEVAGRADKIVARVLESGLDNVLIVAHGHFSRILTARWLGLDPHEGRHFILGTAKVCTLGWDKKTPAVVRWGL, encoded by the coding sequence GTGGTTTCACTGAACAGCAACGCCCGCCCCCAGCTCTGGATCCTGCGCCACGGCGAAACCGAATGGTCCAAGAGCGGCCAGTACACCGGGCTCACCGATCTTCCCCTGACGGTGGAGGGCGAGCAGCAGTCCGTTGAGGCACGGAAGGTCCTTGACGCCGTCGACTTCGACCTGGTGTTGACCTCACCGCTGCGGCGGGCACGCCGGACGGCGGAGCTGGCGGGTTTTCCCGACGCCGAACAGGAACCCCTCGCCGTGGAATGGAACTACGGCGACTACGAAGGGATCAGCTCCGACCTGATCCGCAAGGACAACCCGGAGTACCTGATCTGGACCCACGGCGTCCCCAACGGCGAAGCGTTGGAGGAAGTAGCCGGTCGGGCGGACAAAATAGTGGCCCGGGTGCTGGAATCCGGACTGGACAACGTGCTCATTGTGGCCCACGGACACTTCTCCAGGATCCTGACTGCGCGCTGGCTGGGACTGGATCCGCACGAAGGCCGGCATTTCATCCTGGGGACAGCGAAAGTCTGCACGCTGGGCTGGGACAAGAAAACCCCCGCAGTGGTCCGCTGGGGACTATAA
- a CDS encoding CCA tRNA nucleotidyltransferase, which produces MAHAHQKSDPHTVDFKVDPVVLELGQRFVDAGHELSLVGGPVRDLFLGRLSPDLDFTTDATPEQTLALIRKWADNFWEIGRAFGTIGMRKSGFQIEITTYRAEAYDPESRKPMVAFGSSLTDDLLRRDFTINAMALRLPSMELVDPFGGVRDLHASVLATPGAPETSFSDDPLRMMRAARFASQLGVAVREDVKQAMEQMAERITIISAERIREELVKLICGTHPRVGIDLLVDTGLAEFVLPEVSALRLEADEHHRHKDVYQHSLQVLEQAAALETDPDGAVPGPDFVLRFAALMHDVGKPATRRFEPGGAVSFRHHDMVGSKLTKKRMKALRFDNDTIKAVARLVELHMRFYGYGEAGWSDSAVRRYVTDAGPVLERLHRLTRSDVTTRNQRKADRLSFAYDDLEARIASLREQESLEAVRPDLDGGQIMALLGLKPGPVVGKAYKFLLDQRMEHGPLDRDVAEARLREWWAQQPEAAEPQPAAGVELSTTEES; this is translated from the coding sequence ATGGCGCACGCACATCAAAAGTCCGACCCGCACACCGTCGATTTCAAGGTGGACCCGGTGGTCCTTGAGCTCGGGCAGCGCTTCGTCGACGCCGGACACGAATTGTCGCTTGTGGGCGGGCCTGTGCGTGACCTCTTCCTCGGCAGGCTCTCCCCTGACCTTGACTTCACCACGGACGCCACGCCGGAGCAGACCCTCGCGCTGATCCGTAAGTGGGCGGACAACTTCTGGGAAATCGGCAGGGCATTCGGCACTATCGGGATGCGGAAGTCCGGCTTCCAGATTGAAATCACCACTTACCGCGCCGAGGCGTACGATCCCGAGTCGCGGAAGCCCATGGTGGCCTTCGGGTCGTCGCTGACGGATGACCTCCTGCGCCGGGACTTCACCATCAACGCCATGGCGCTGCGGCTGCCCTCGATGGAGCTCGTGGACCCGTTCGGTGGTGTCCGCGACCTCCATGCCTCCGTGCTGGCCACTCCCGGCGCGCCGGAGACGTCCTTTTCCGATGACCCTCTGCGCATGATGCGGGCGGCCCGCTTTGCCTCGCAGCTTGGCGTGGCGGTTCGCGAGGACGTTAAACAGGCAATGGAGCAGATGGCGGAACGGATCACCATCATTTCGGCGGAGCGCATCCGCGAGGAACTGGTGAAGCTCATCTGCGGCACGCACCCGCGCGTGGGCATTGACCTCCTCGTGGACACCGGCTTGGCCGAATTCGTCCTGCCGGAAGTGTCCGCGCTACGCCTGGAAGCCGACGAACACCACCGCCACAAGGATGTATACCAGCACTCGCTCCAGGTGCTGGAGCAGGCCGCAGCCTTGGAAACGGATCCCGACGGCGCCGTGCCCGGCCCCGATTTTGTCCTGCGCTTTGCAGCGCTCATGCACGACGTCGGCAAGCCGGCCACGCGCCGTTTTGAACCGGGCGGTGCGGTGAGCTTCCGCCATCACGACATGGTGGGCTCCAAACTGACCAAGAAACGGATGAAGGCCCTCCGCTTCGACAACGACACCATCAAGGCCGTGGCACGCCTGGTCGAGTTGCACATGCGTTTCTACGGCTATGGGGAGGCCGGCTGGAGCGACTCCGCGGTTCGCCGCTATGTGACGGACGCCGGACCCGTCCTGGAGCGGCTGCACCGGCTGACCCGGTCCGATGTGACAACCCGCAACCAGCGCAAGGCGGACCGGCTGTCCTTCGCCTATGACGATCTTGAAGCACGCATCGCGTCATTGCGGGAGCAGGAATCGCTCGAAGCGGTCCGGCCGGACCTGGACGGCGGCCAGATCATGGCCCTGCTGGGACTGAAGCCGGGGCCGGTGGTGGGCAAGGCCTATAAATTCCTGCTTGACCAGCGCATGGAGCACGGCCCGCTCGACCGCGACGTGGCTGAGGCCAGGCTGCGCGAGTGGTGGGCGCAGCAGCCCGAGGCCGCCGAACCCCAGCCAGCCGCCGGCGTCGAACTTTCCACTACCGAGGAGTCCTAA